The genomic segment ACCGAGCAGGGCGGAGGCGGGGACGCGGACGTCCTCAAGGACCAGTTCGGCGGTGGCCTGGCCGCGCAGGCCGAGCTTGCCGTGGATGGCGCGGCGGGTCAGGCCGGAGGTGTCGGTGGGGACGAGGAAGGCGGAGACGCCCTTGTGGCCGGGGGCGTCGGTGGAGCGGGCGAAGAGGAGGACGACATCGGCCCAGGTGCCGTTCGTGATGAACATCTTGGTGCCGCTGATGACGTAGTCGTCGCCGTCGCGGACCGCGCGGGTGGCGAGGTTGCCCGCGTCGGAGCCGGTGCCGGGTTCGGTGAGGCCGAAGCAGCCGACGTACTCCCCCGCAGTGAGCCCCGGCAGCCAGCGGCGCTTCTGCTCCTCGTCGCCCCAGGCGGCGATCGTCTTCGCGACCAGGCCGAGGGAGACGGAGACGATGCCGCGCACGGAGGAGTCACCACGGCCGAGTTCCTCGGTGACCAGGCAGTACGCGAGGTGGTCGCCGCCGGAACCGCCGTACTCCTCGTCGACGGTGAGCCCCAGGAAGCCGACCTCGCCGAGCTTCTTCACGATGGCCCGGTCGACGTTCTCGGCGCGGTCCCAGGCGATGACGTGCGGGGCGATCTCGCGCTCCACGAAGTCCCTCGCGAGTCGGCGTACGGCGGTCTGCTCCTCGCTGAGCTCCAGGTTCATGCCACGCCGCCCTTCGACCCGTTCCGCTTTAAATTACCACTGCTAGTTTTATGTCGCAGCCCTACTATGTGCGCCATGGCCCGACCGCGCAAGCCCCTGTTGA from the Streptomyces sp. NBC_00310 genome contains:
- a CDS encoding acyl-CoA dehydrogenase family protein; its protein translation is MNLELSEEQTAVRRLARDFVEREIAPHVIAWDRAENVDRAIVKKLGEVGFLGLTVDEEYGGSGGDHLAYCLVTEELGRGDSSVRGIVSVSLGLVAKTIAAWGDEEQKRRWLPGLTAGEYVGCFGLTEPGTGSDAGNLATRAVRDGDDYVISGTKMFITNGTWADVVLLFARSTDAPGHKGVSAFLVPTDTSGLTRRAIHGKLGLRGQATAELVLEDVRVPASALLGPEGKGFTVAMSALAKGRMSVAAGCVGIAQAALDVAVRHATEREQFGRTIAHHQLVQELISDIAVDVDAARLLTWRVADLVDRGLPFATEASKAKLFASEAAVRAANNALQVFGGYGYIDEYPAGKLLRDARVMTLYEGTSQIQKLLIGRALTGVSAF